From a single Solanum dulcamara chromosome 4, daSolDulc1.2, whole genome shotgun sequence genomic region:
- the LOC129887390 gene encoding peroxidase 40, whose product MASFYLASFCMMLLIKFSVTFASGNVVSNKLEETCIDGVTIALSFGLYLNSCPEAEAIIFSWVESAVSQDPRMAASLLRLHFHDCFVNGCDASVLLDDTPNFSGEKTAAPNLNSLRGFEVIDSIKADLEYACPQTVTCADILAIAARDSVVLSGGLGWEVQMGRKDSLTASKTAANNNIPGPNSNVATLVSNFQNLGLSLQDMVTLSGAHTIGKARCATFSSRLNNNNVGISNSDMNLDFLQSLQQLCSANNNTTLANLDDMTPSTFDNHYYVNLLSGKGLLVSDQVLATGDDDNTREIVQNYVDDPSAFFEDFKNSMIKMGSLPPPTGTNGEIRVNCRVVNQFNY is encoded by the exons ATGGCTTCCTTCTACTTAGCTTCTTTCTGCATGATGCTACTGATCAAGTTTTCAGTAACATTTGCAAGTGGAAATGTTGTTTCAAACAAGTTGGAGGAAACATGCATTGATGGTGTAACCATCGCGTTAAGTTTTGGTTTGTACCTAAACAGCTGCCCAGAAGCTGAAGCTATCATCTTTTCATGGGTGGAAAGTGCAGTATCACAAGACCCCAGAATGGCTGCTTCCTTGCTTCGTCTTCATTTCCACGACTGTTTCGTTAAT GGATGTGATGCATCAGTACTACTGGACGATACCCCTAATTTTAGCGGAGAGAAAACAGCTGCACCAAACTTGAACTCATTAAGGGGTTTTGAAGTAATTGATTCCATCAAAGCTGATCTAGAATATGCTTGTCCCCAGACTGTAACTTGTGCTGATATTCTTGCTATTGCTGCTAGAGATTCTGTTGTCCTG TCAGGAGGCTTGGGGTGGGAAGTGCAAATGGGAAGAAAGGATAGTTTAACAGCAAGCAAAACAGCAGCAAATAACAATATCCCAGGACCAAACTCAAATGTAGCCACTCTTGTTTCCAACTTTCAAAATCTTGGGCTTTCTCTTCAAGACATGGTCACTCTGTCAGGTGCACATACTATTGGGAAGGCCAGATGTGCTACATTTAGCTCCAGGCTAAATAACAATAATGTGGGTATTAGCAATTCAGACATGAACTTGGATTTCTTGCAGTCACTGCAACAACTGTGCTCAGCTAACAATAACACCACACTAGCAAATCTTGATGACATGACCCCATCAACGTTCGACAATCACTACTACGTTAATCTTCTCTCAGGAAAAGGCTTGCTTGTTTCTGATCAAGTCCTAGCAACTGGAGATGATGACAACACTAGAGAAATTGTGCAGAATTATGTGGACGATCCATCTGCattttttgaggattttaagAACTCCATGATCAAAATGGGAAGCTTACCACCACCAACTGGAACAAATGGCGAAATCCGTGTTAACTGTAGGGTGGTTAAtcaatttaattattaa